A stretch of the Lactuca sativa cultivar Salinas chromosome 9, Lsat_Salinas_v11, whole genome shotgun sequence genome encodes the following:
- the LOC111901669 gene encoding uncharacterized protein LOC111901669 — translation MSPYRIVFGKSCRLPIELEHRAYWAIKQFNMNFSESGKKRKLDIQELEEIRNEAYENEVLYKEKTKSFHEMMITRKVFHKGQKVLLYHSRFKLIPGKLRSCWVGPFVVTNVFKHGAIEITSEKTGKIFKVNGHHLKTYYEGFQVKNEEVEEVMDPKYQD, via the coding sequence ATGTCTCCATACCGTATTGTTTTTGGAAAGTCGTGTCGATTACCCATTGAGTTGGAACATAGGGCCTATTGGGCGATCAAGCAGTTCAACATGAATTTTAGTGAAtcgggaaagaagaggaagctgGACATACAAGAACTTGAGGAAATCCGCAATGAAGCATATGAGAATGAGGTTCTTTATAAGGAAAAGACCAAATCATTCCATGAGATGATGATTACACGCAAGGTATTTCACAAAGGTCAAAAGGTACTACTTTACCATTCGCGTTTTAAATTGATTCCTGGTAAATTAAGATCCTGTTGGGTGGGACCATTTGTTGTCACTAATGTTTTTAAGCATGGTGCAATAGAAATCACAAGTGAGAAAACTGGGAAGATTTTTAAGGTAAATGGTCACCATTTGAAGACTTATTATGAAGGATTTCAAGTCAAGAAtgaagaggtggaggaagtaatGGATCCAAAGTATCAAGACTGA
- the LOC128129004 gene encoding uncharacterized protein LOC128129004, which translates to MSSWDRRLLNASSGRSIVDKTLTEIRVLIKNMAEESKHTVQEEEWYSDAPRGVKEISTPKIESQLSELTKVVMMLAKDKGVQPPTVRPCGICTQVGHSTDMCPMLQEDVEPVQAMGFSSQLQGNFQPRSNPNWHQPNANFQPRPPPYQPRPPFQNQMYHQQCYQPHFQPTQPPHQSQFQPQNMHQGSSLSGSGMSLEDIVKILATSTQTFQNETKASIKTLEQQMTQLTTSVSKLESQGKLPTQTEKNPKHSACAITLRNGKEYEGPKMVEEEEKMELEKEEEKSKTPSKQVPIEAKVTPPPFPSRLSNSKREREDNEIMEMFRKVEVNIPLIDVIKQVPRYAKFLKELCTSKKRLKGNETIKVGENVSAMLQKRLPQKCKDPGVFMVPCKLGNLHVPRAMLDLGASINVLPYSIFKTLNIGTLKKIGVIVQLVDRSLVHPKGVLEDVLVQVMN; encoded by the coding sequence aTGTCATCTTGGGATAGGAGATTACTCAATGCATCAAGTGGTAGATCTATAGTTGATAAGACTCTAACAGAAATCAGAGTTCTTATCAAGAACATGGCAGAAGAGTCCAAGCATACAgtccaagaagaagaatggtacaGTGATGCACCAAGAGGAGTGAAAGAAATTTCTACCCCAAAAATTGAAAGTCAACTTTCTGAGTTGACTAAGGTAGTGATGATGCTTGCAAAGGACAAGGGTGTGCAACCACCAACAGTTAGACCTTGTGGTATTTGTACACAAGTTGGACACTCTACTGATATGTGCCCCATGTTACAAGAAGATGTAGAGCCAGTTCAAGCTATGGGATTTTCAAGTCAACTACAAGGGAACTTCCAGCCAAGAAGCAATCCAAATTGGCATCAACCTAATGCCAATTTTCAGCCAAGACCACCACCTTATCAACCAAGACCTCCATTTCAAAATCAAATGTATCACCAACAATGTTATCAACCACATTTCCAGCCAACTCAACCCCCTCATCAATCTCAATTCCAacctcaaaacatgcatcaaggaAGTAGCTTAAGCGGATCGGGAATGTCATTGGAAGACATTGTTAAGATTTTAGCCACAAGTACTCAAACATTTCAAAATGAGACCAAGGCGAGCATCAAGACTTTGGAGCAACAAATGACTCAACTCACCACTTCTGTGAGTAAATTGGAGTCACAAGGCAAACTACCCACGCAAACCGAGAAGAATCCAAAACATAGTGCATGTGCCATCACTTTGAGGAATGGCAAAGAATATGAAGGTCCAAagatggttgaagaagaagaaaagatggAGCTAGAGAAAGAAGAGGAGAAGTCAAAAACACCTTCCAAGCAAGTTCCTATTGAAGCAAAAGTCACTCCTCCTCCATTTCCCTCAAGATTAAGCAACTCAAAGCGTGAAAGAGAAGACAATGAAATCATGGAGATGTTCAGGAAGGTTGAGGTAAATATTCCTCTTATTGATGTCATCAAACAAGTCCCAAGATATGctaaattccttaaggaattatGCACATCTAAGAAAAGACTGAAAGGGAATGAAACTATCAAAGTAGGAGAAAATGTGTCTGCAATGTTACAAAAAAGACTACCTCAAAAATGTAAGGATCCGGGTGTTTTCATGGTTCCTTGCAAATTAGGTAATCTTCATGTTCCACGGGCTATGCTAGACCTTGGAGCTTCTATCAATGTTTTGCCATATTccatttttaaaactttaaatatTGGCACATTGAAGAAGATTGGGGTAATCGTTCAATTGGTTGATAGATCTTTAGTACATCCCAAAGGTGTGCTAGAAGATGTGTTAGTCCAAGTGATGAACTAG
- the LOC128129003 gene encoding uncharacterized protein LOC128129003 gives MDDDDSPNLSSIFLGRPFLKTARTKIDVYDEECFDLSNLDVLALILDRNLQKERVEKLANQYTIDKEIMEVVYCMDEKKKMRFDVPKLKIPMSNEKLVPSIVQASELELKTLPEHLKYAYLGDKETLSMIISTKLSIKEEEELVTTLKEYKEAIGWTIADIKGLSPSLCMHNPYGRRLQAFPRSSKVFESSNDGDSKWVSLVQFVPKKTGITITKNDEGELVSIRVQNGWRVCIDYRRLNSSTRKDHFPLPFIDQMLERRMPFGLCNAPATFQRCMILQRCIETNLLLNYEKCHFMVDKGLILGHIVSSKGPEVDKAKIDVIKSLPYPTCVHEVRSFLGHAGFYRRFIKDFSKISHPMCELLQKDAEFEFSKECKHAFDQLKELLITAQILQSSDWSLPFEIMCDASNHAVGAVLGQRKDRVPNVIYYASKTLDSAQANYSTIEKELQSIVFALEKIRQYLLGSKDKSGKSNLVADRLSRIVSPNDSTPVHDAFPDENLFSTKIAPWYADIVNYIVTNPFPPYLTRWQKDKMKKEAKSIPPTNNGQDEVSNRQIKVILEKNVNTSRKDWSTRLDDAL, from the exons ATGGATGATGATGACTCACCAAATTTGAGTTCAATTTTCCTAGGAAGACCTTTTTTGAAAACAGCCAGgacaaaaattgatgtttatgatG AGGAGTGTTTTGATTTGTCTAATCTTGATGTGTTAGCTCTCATTTTAGACAggaatcttcaaaaggaaagaGTGGAAAAACTTGCCAATCAATATACAattgataaagagattatggAGGTTGTGTATTGCatggatgagaagaagaaaatgAGGTTTGATGTTCCAAAGTTGAAAATACCGATGTCTAATGAGAAACTTGTTCCTTCTATTGTGCAGGCATCGGAATTGGAGCTCAAAACTCTACCCGAGCATCTCAAGTACGCATATCTTGGAGATAAAGAAACTTTGTCAATGATCATCTCCACCAAGTTGTCAAtaaaagaagaggaagagcttgTCACCACTTTGAAAGAGTATAAGGAAGCTATTGGGTGGACTATAGCCGACATCAAAGGGCTAAGTCCTTCACTTTGCATGCACAATCCTTACGGAAGAAGACTACAAGCCTTCCCGAGAAGCTCAAAGGTGTTTGAatcctccaatgatggag ATAGCAAGTGGGTAAGTCTGGTCCAATTTGTGCCCAAGAAGACAGGAATTACCATTACAAAGAATGACGAAGGTGAGTTAGTCTCCATccgtgtgcaaaacgggtggagagttTGTATTGATTATAGAAGACTAAATTCCTCAACCCGGAAAGACCATTTCCCACTTCCCTTCATTGATCAAATGTTGGAAAG GAGAATGCCTTTTGGACTTTGCAATGCTCCAGCCACTTTTCAAAGGTGCATG ATTTTGCAAAGATGTATTGAGACCAATCTTCTTTTGAATTATGAAAAGTGTCACTTTATGGTGGACAAAGGTCTCATACTAGGTCATATTGTGTCTTCTAAGGGTCCAGAAGTGGACAAAGCAAAAATAGATGTCATAAAATCTTTACCTTATCCCACTTGTGTTCATGAGGTACGCTCATTTCTTGGTCATGCAGGATTTTATAGAAGGTTTATCAAAGATTTTTCCAAGATATCTCATCCCATGTGTGAACTCCTACAAAAAGATGCAGAATTCGAATTTTCCAAAGAGTGCAAGCATGCTTTTGATCAGTTGAAAGAGTTGTTGATAACAGCACAAATACTTCAATCATCGGATTGGAGTTTGCCTTTTGAAATAATGTGTGATGCCAGCAATCATGCAGTTGGTGCAGTGTTAGGGCAAAGAAAAGATCGTGTTCCTAATGTCATTTACTATGCTTCAAAAACACTTGATAGTGCACAAGCCAACTATTCAACAATTGAGAAAGAATTGCAATCTATTGTCTTTGCTTTAGAGAAAATTCGTCAATATTTGTTAGGTTCTAAA GACAAGAGCGGAAAGTCAAACCTTGTGGCTGATCGTCTTAGCAGGATCGTTTCTCCCAATGACTCAACTCCCGTTCATGATGCATTTCCCGATGAGAACCTATTTTCAACAAAAATTGCCCCATGGTATGCCGATATTGTGAATTACATCGTCACAAATCCGTTTCCACCATATTTGACTCGATGGCAAAAAGACAAGATGAAGAAAGAAGCCAAGAG cataccacccacaaacaatGGACAAGATGAGGTGAGCAATCGACAAATCAAGGTCATTTTGGAGAAAAACGTGAATACATCAAGAAAAGATTGGAGTACACGCCTTGATGATGCTTTGTAG